In Balneolales bacterium ANBcel1, one genomic interval encodes:
- a CDS encoding DUF5723 family protein yields MPVLFAGVAAGQPITSPEQVALGGGVAYVTGPSVQFYNPANLMIRDCHRSTRISLGLGGIYHSDGHDYESLDRFFREAETVFFSGTLPAGREPGGDDLDHLFAGDEFYRHTIRYDFIPVVVSWHRGESARSVALRSRGFSSFEINRNWFDVSDAREQEVFTRQLREQYMVLHELSYSFSREVTMFNRWHAGLNSLFVGIAPKIIVGGLHSETDFRSDYTDMGGRWFSERHLDSRTSGDLSAFLSDVMSQGDPQRSFDRFLSSRSNFDLNGAGLGLDAGLTYIIPLGDDIALSPHVNRPPRKSLRFAISITDLGAVRYFQDAAEWRSKSDTDITGSLPEARFLHTGSPGSIIDYLMSDDEEQRVLDKMEQQEADSYTIQLPTELHVGSAIQLNRIAAMLNFNYRFNSTSFEPDGWYASAGSEIRLLPFLPLRGSIQMNPDRDLSFGVGAGIDVGILHVSASARFFSRDNGEVDWLADTVSALGLQVRF; encoded by the coding sequence ATGCCGGTATTATTTGCCGGCGTTGCGGCCGGACAGCCGATCACCTCTCCGGAACAGGTTGCTCTTGGAGGCGGAGTGGCTTATGTAACCGGGCCGTCGGTTCAGTTCTACAATCCCGCCAATCTTATGATACGCGACTGTCACAGAAGCACCCGTATCAGTCTTGGTCTGGGCGGTATCTATCACAGTGACGGCCACGACTACGAGTCCCTAGACCGCTTTTTCCGGGAGGCGGAAACGGTTTTTTTTTCTGGAACACTGCCCGCCGGACGGGAGCCCGGTGGTGATGACCTGGATCATCTGTTTGCTGGCGATGAGTTTTACCGGCATACCATTCGATACGATTTCATACCGGTTGTGGTGAGCTGGCACCGGGGTGAATCGGCCCGGTCTGTCGCTCTTCGCTCCAGAGGGTTCTCTTCCTTCGAAATCAACCGGAACTGGTTCGATGTTTCGGATGCCCGTGAGCAGGAAGTGTTCACCCGACAGCTGCGTGAACAATACATGGTCCTGCACGAATTATCCTACTCGTTCTCCCGGGAAGTTACCATGTTCAACCGGTGGCATGCCGGCCTGAACAGCCTGTTTGTGGGAATTGCGCCGAAGATTATTGTCGGTGGCTTGCACTCCGAGACCGACTTCCGTTCCGACTACACGGACATGGGCGGCCGATGGTTCAGTGAACGGCACCTGGACTCCCGAACCTCCGGGGATCTGAGCGCATTCCTGTCGGATGTCATGTCCCAGGGTGACCCGCAGCGCTCATTTGACCGTTTTCTCTCGTCCCGCTCCAACTTCGACCTGAATGGTGCAGGTTTGGGGCTGGATGCCGGCCTGACATACATCATCCCCCTGGGAGACGACATTGCTCTGTCACCTCATGTCAACCGGCCTCCCAGAAAATCTCTTCGCTTTGCCATATCCATAACCGATTTGGGAGCCGTCCGGTATTTTCAGGATGCCGCGGAATGGCGCTCTAAGTCGGATACCGACATCACCGGCAGCCTGCCCGAGGCGCGATTCCTGCATACCGGATCTCCCGGCTCGATAATTGACTATCTGATGTCAGATGACGAGGAACAGAGGGTTTTGGACAAGATGGAACAACAGGAAGCGGATTCCTATACCATTCAGCTTCCTACCGAGCTTCATGTCGGATCGGCCATTCAGCTCAACCGGATAGCCGCCATGCTCAATTTCAACTACCGGTTTAACTCCACGAGCTTTGAACCTGACGGGTGGTATGCGTCTGCCGGCAGTGAAATACGCCTGCTGCCCTTTCTTCCGCTGAGGGGAAGTATCCAGATGAATCCCGATCGTGATCTCAGTTTCGGGGTCGGTGCAGGCATCGATGTCGGTATACTGCATGTTTCCGCTTCAGCTCGATTTTTTTCACGCGACAACGGGGAGGTGGACTGGCTTGCCGATACCGTGTCTGCCCTTGGCCTGCAAGTTCGCTTTTGA
- a CDS encoding site-2 protease family protein, whose amino-acid sequence MQTQGVTIGDYKGIRVGLDYSWFIIFVLVVYMLSVHYFPENYQLASGWESWFLGLLAAFLFFLSILLHEFGHAIAARRRGVEISEIILFIFGGLARMKKEPEKASDEFAIAGAGPLCSIAIGVVFLGLAFVSQPVISEGLHGVFWYVGYINILLALFNMVPGFPLDGGRMLRAAIWHFTGNLRKSTRVVSSIGQIFAFALMFLGVLAIIGGQIIAGVFWILIGVFLLQSAKSGYYMVAMREGLSGTPVSKIMSADPATVHPDISLRNLVNEHFFKNRFSCFPVVRQGEFLGLIEINQVKAVAHDQWELVRVKDVMSAREDLVVAGPDDDAYDVLMKMIDSQTGRVPVMENGTLVGIVSRKDILQFVEFRETLKA is encoded by the coding sequence ATGCAGACACAAGGCGTAACCATTGGCGATTATAAAGGAATCAGGGTTGGACTGGATTACAGCTGGTTTATCATTTTTGTTCTGGTAGTGTACATGCTCTCCGTCCACTATTTTCCCGAGAACTATCAATTGGCATCGGGATGGGAGTCGTGGTTCCTGGGTCTGCTTGCCGCGTTTCTGTTCTTTTTATCCATCCTGCTTCATGAATTCGGGCACGCCATCGCTGCAAGGAGAAGGGGGGTGGAAATATCCGAAATCATACTGTTCATCTTCGGGGGTTTGGCCCGGATGAAAAAGGAGCCTGAAAAGGCGAGCGACGAGTTCGCCATTGCCGGTGCCGGTCCGCTTTGCAGTATAGCGATCGGGGTGGTATTCCTGGGGCTCGCCTTCGTTTCGCAACCGGTGATCAGCGAAGGGTTGCACGGGGTATTCTGGTATGTTGGATACATCAATATTTTGCTTGCACTGTTCAATATGGTGCCGGGCTTTCCACTGGACGGGGGGAGGATGCTGCGTGCCGCCATCTGGCATTTTACCGGCAATTTGCGAAAATCCACGCGGGTGGTAAGCAGCATCGGCCAGATCTTTGCCTTCGCCCTGATGTTTCTCGGTGTGCTTGCCATTATCGGCGGCCAGATTATCGCCGGGGTATTCTGGATCCTGATCGGCGTATTCCTGCTTCAGTCGGCGAAAAGCGGGTATTATATGGTGGCCATGCGCGAAGGGCTTTCCGGAACGCCGGTCAGCAAAATCATGTCGGCGGATCCGGCAACGGTGCATCCCGACATCTCGCTGCGCAATCTGGTCAATGAGCATTTCTTCAAGAACCGGTTTTCCTGTTTTCCGGTTGTCAGGCAGGGGGAGTTTCTGGGTCTGATTGAAATCAATCAGGTCAAGGCGGTCGCCCATGACCAGTGGGAGCTGGTTCGGGTGAAGGATGTGATGAGCGCCCGTGAAGACCTGGTGGTTGCCGGTCCGGACGATGACGCCTATGATGTACTGATGAAAATGATCGATTCCCAAACCGGAAGGGTGCCGGTGATGGAAAACGGCACTCTGGTCGGAATTGTATCCCGCAAGGATATCCTTCAGTTTGTCGAGTTTCGTGAGACGCTGAAGGCATAG
- a CDS encoding UvrD-helicase domain-containing protein: MPTFVLENDDQEKPRPSVPPFLENVNDRQKEAVLHTDGPLLIIAGAGSGKTRVLTYRIANLLYQKKAWPNQILALTFTNKAAREMQERIVDLIGEQANRLWMGTFHSIFSRILRIEAETLGYTRDFSIYDSVDSDRVIKAILQELGFNTREVKPQAIRFIISGAKNQLISPEVFRDKFVQSSMEDIAAQVYERYVNRCRKNNAMDFDDLLIKPIALFEQHPEILEKYRQHFRYILIDEYQDTNHAQYRATRLLASGHENICVVGDDAQSIYSFRGADIGNILNFKEDYPDATQVPLEQNYRSTKFILRCADSVIKNNQSRLEKTLWTNNDQGNIITVLENYDERDEANRVVRSIESMKMRNHLSFRDFAVLYRTNYQSRVLEDAFRRKGIPYQLVGGISFYQRKEIKDVTAYLRLLVNPHDTESLLRVINEPARGVGEKSIADLIRLAAENDRSVWDVIQEVESSGIYKPAIPRIRHFVDVLHTAAGKLDELGLTDTVRFLIEETGYVKQFIEEHSHDSLMRRQNVMELINAISYFEKSSSTPSLSAFLQEISLITDLDAHDSDEPQVTLMTVHGSKGLEFPVVYIVGLEEELFPIGGRSGEEVDIEEERRLFYVAITRAEKYLHFSYAKNRFRFGEQVEMRRSRFLDEVDPSVVRTETGATIHQGGSRQRGGGYSRPGSGGTYISYDDSAQFDADEGPKSSPDESTIEYDAEAFDGNWRPGMLVAHPKFGAGKILQCEGRGEQAKVTVFFKKAGQKKLMLKYAKLTPLG, translated from the coding sequence ATGCCCACATTTGTACTTGAAAATGATGATCAGGAGAAGCCGCGGCCATCCGTCCCGCCGTTTCTTGAAAATGTGAACGACCGGCAAAAAGAGGCGGTACTCCACACCGACGGGCCCCTGCTGATAATCGCGGGAGCCGGAAGTGGCAAAACCAGGGTGCTCACCTACCGCATCGCCAATCTTCTCTATCAGAAAAAGGCCTGGCCCAACCAGATACTGGCGCTCACCTTCACCAACAAGGCCGCCCGCGAGATGCAGGAACGTATCGTCGATCTGATCGGTGAGCAGGCCAACCGGCTCTGGATGGGCACGTTCCACTCCATTTTCTCAAGAATTCTGCGCATTGAAGCCGAGACCCTCGGCTATACCAGGGATTTCAGCATTTACGACAGTGTGGACAGCGACCGGGTCATCAAGGCCATACTGCAGGAGCTCGGGTTTAATACCAGGGAGGTAAAGCCCCAGGCGATCCGCTTCATCATCAGCGGAGCCAAGAATCAGCTGATTTCTCCGGAGGTGTTCCGCGACAAGTTCGTGCAGAGCTCGATGGAGGATATCGCCGCGCAGGTGTACGAGCGGTATGTCAACCGATGCCGGAAGAATAACGCGATGGATTTCGACGATTTGCTGATCAAGCCCATAGCGTTGTTTGAGCAGCATCCGGAAATTCTGGAAAAGTACCGGCAGCATTTTCGCTACATCCTCATCGACGAGTACCAGGACACCAACCACGCGCAGTATCGCGCCACCCGGCTTCTGGCCTCCGGACACGAAAATATCTGCGTGGTCGGTGACGATGCCCAGAGTATCTATTCGTTCCGAGGGGCGGATATCGGCAACATCCTCAATTTCAAGGAGGATTATCCCGATGCCACCCAAGTCCCGCTGGAGCAAAACTACCGCTCCACAAAATTCATACTGCGGTGCGCCGATTCGGTCATCAAAAACAATCAATCGCGGCTGGAAAAAACGCTGTGGACCAACAACGACCAGGGGAATATCATCACCGTCCTGGAGAATTACGATGAACGGGATGAGGCCAACCGGGTCGTCCGTTCCATCGAATCCATGAAAATGCGAAACCATCTGAGTTTTCGTGATTTTGCCGTACTCTACCGCACCAACTATCAGAGCCGGGTTCTCGAGGACGCGTTTCGCCGCAAAGGCATCCCCTACCAGCTGGTGGGAGGCATTTCGTTTTACCAGCGCAAGGAGATCAAGGACGTGACCGCCTATCTTCGTCTGCTGGTGAATCCGCACGATACGGAGTCCCTCCTGCGGGTGATCAACGAGCCCGCCCGGGGCGTCGGCGAGAAAAGCATTGCCGATCTGATTAGGCTGGCGGCCGAAAACGACCGGTCCGTATGGGATGTCATCCAGGAGGTGGAGTCATCTGGAATTTACAAGCCTGCCATCCCCAGAATCCGGCATTTTGTGGATGTGCTGCATACCGCTGCGGGAAAGCTGGATGAACTGGGACTCACCGATACGGTCCGTTTCTTGATTGAGGAGACCGGCTATGTGAAGCAGTTTATCGAGGAGCATTCGCACGACTCACTGATGCGTCGTCAGAATGTCATGGAACTGATAAATGCCATCTCCTATTTCGAAAAAAGCAGCAGCACCCCGTCCCTGAGCGCGTTTCTGCAGGAAATCAGTCTGATTACCGACCTGGACGCCCACGACTCCGACGAACCGCAGGTGACGCTGATGACCGTACACGGCTCCAAGGGCCTTGAATTTCCCGTCGTTTATATTGTCGGGCTGGAGGAAGAGCTTTTCCCCATCGGGGGCCGGTCGGGCGAGGAGGTGGATATCGAGGAAGAGCGCCGGCTCTTTTATGTGGCCATAACGCGGGCCGAAAAGTATCTTCATTTCAGTTATGCCAAGAACCGGTTCCGCTTTGGCGAACAGGTGGAAATGCGCCGTTCCCGCTTTCTGGATGAAGTGGATCCCTCGGTTGTGCGCACTGAAACGGGTGCAACCATACATCAGGGTGGAAGCAGGCAAAGGGGCGGCGGTTACTCCCGGCCAGGCAGCGGCGGAACCTACATCAGTTATGACGATTCCGCGCAATTCGACGCTGATGAGGGGCCAAAGTCATCCCCCGACGAGTCAACCATCGAATATGATGCCGAAGCCTTCGACGGCAACTGGCGTCCGGGGATGCTGGTTGCCCATCCGAAATTCGGAGCCGGGAAAATACTGCAGTGCGAAGGCCGGGGAGAGCAGGCCAAAGTCACGGTCTTTTTCAAAAAAGCCGGGCAGAAGAAGCTGATGCTCAAATACGCCAAACTGACTCCTCTCGGATAG
- a CDS encoding valine--tRNA ligase: protein MSDSSTPEQEIPKKYDPKAIEDRWYDYWMQHRMFEADADSDREPFTIMMPPPNVTGALHMGHALQGAVQDAITRLKRMQGYEALWLPGTDHAGIATQNVVERDLKKNEKKNRHDIGREEFVNKVWEWKEKYGEIITRQYSKLGVSCDWSRERFTMDEGLSRAVQETFIRLHKQGLIYKGNYLVNWCPVDMTAISDEEVEHIERKGHMWHVAYPVDEETAERTGIRHITIATTRPETIPADTAVSVHPDDDRYRDLVGSYVEVPTTGRKVPVIADDYVKMDYGSGALKVTPAHDENDFEIGRRHSLPTINIINKDGTLNAESGAYAGMDRFDARKKIVEDIEEAGLLVKVEDYVNQIGVSSRSKAVIEPLLSDQWFVSMKPLAEKAMQASRNGEFRFYPGRWENEFFRWMEEIRDWVISRQLWWGHRIPVWYYTREDGSIDPGRDYVVSIEQPEEGMVQDPDVLDTWFSSWLWPFSTLGWPGSSRDFEKFYPTSLLVSGYDILFFWVSRMLMGGIHFTGSAPFRDVFMTGIVKDKQGRKMSKSLNNGIDPLEMIDQYGADAVRYCLIILCAQGQDIKLDPGKFEMGRNFANKLWNAFRFLNLHIKPEATYAGDLASAASSRNSATDAAANPQNADNASGAQWQLHDRWMVSRVHQTIRAVEDDLSRYRLNEALLKIYSLVWDDYCDWYLELIKPEFGKPMPEPVAERAVIIFEMLLKLLHPFMPFITEEIWQRLRERSADEALIRSEWPEFRESFVDKDAEQLFGTIQQMISSIRNIRAEMNVPDNLEISVILKPAAKDVQEQLQQQKAVFQKMLKLSDLSVDMDARRPKASASDVVNGHQLFVPLTGLIDFEKEKARIHKEIDRLQAFLISVEKKLSNEKFVQNAPDQVVQNERSKQQDARINLDKMQTILADLE, encoded by the coding sequence ATGTCCGACAGCAGTACCCCAGAGCAGGAAATTCCGAAAAAATACGATCCCAAAGCCATCGAGGACCGGTGGTACGATTACTGGATGCAGCACCGCATGTTCGAGGCGGACGCCGATTCCGACAGAGAGCCGTTCACCATCATGATGCCCCCGCCCAATGTCACCGGCGCGCTGCATATGGGGCACGCGTTGCAGGGCGCGGTCCAGGACGCCATCACCCGGCTCAAGCGGATGCAGGGCTATGAGGCCCTGTGGCTTCCCGGTACAGACCACGCCGGTATCGCCACCCAGAACGTTGTGGAGCGCGACCTCAAAAAGAACGAAAAGAAAAACCGTCACGATATCGGACGGGAAGAATTCGTCAATAAGGTGTGGGAGTGGAAAGAGAAGTACGGGGAGATCATCACCCGGCAGTACAGCAAGCTTGGGGTCAGCTGCGACTGGAGCCGCGAACGGTTTACCATGGACGAAGGGCTCTCCAGAGCGGTTCAGGAGACATTCATCCGCCTCCACAAACAAGGGCTCATCTACAAGGGTAATTACCTCGTGAACTGGTGTCCGGTGGATATGACCGCCATTTCCGACGAGGAGGTCGAGCATATTGAACGCAAAGGCCATATGTGGCACGTTGCCTACCCGGTTGACGAGGAAACCGCGGAGCGTACCGGCATCCGGCACATCACCATCGCCACCACCCGGCCCGAGACCATTCCGGCCGATACCGCGGTCAGCGTGCATCCCGACGATGACCGTTACCGTGATCTGGTAGGCAGTTATGTAGAAGTGCCTACCACCGGGCGCAAGGTGCCCGTGATCGCCGACGACTACGTTAAAATGGATTATGGCTCCGGAGCCCTTAAGGTCACACCGGCTCATGATGAGAACGACTTCGAAATCGGGCGGCGTCACTCCCTTCCGACCATCAATATCATCAACAAGGACGGCACGCTGAATGCCGAATCCGGCGCCTATGCCGGCATGGACCGGTTCGATGCGCGCAAGAAAATTGTCGAGGACATTGAGGAGGCCGGACTGCTGGTGAAAGTGGAAGACTATGTCAACCAGATCGGTGTCTCAAGCCGCAGCAAGGCGGTCATCGAGCCGCTGCTATCCGACCAGTGGTTCGTCAGCATGAAACCCCTTGCCGAAAAAGCGATGCAGGCCAGCCGGAACGGGGAGTTTCGGTTCTACCCTGGCCGCTGGGAAAATGAGTTTTTCCGGTGGATGGAGGAGATTCGCGACTGGGTCATCTCCCGGCAGCTTTGGTGGGGACACCGTATCCCGGTCTGGTATTACACCCGGGAAGACGGATCCATCGACCCTGGGAGAGACTACGTCGTCAGCATTGAACAGCCCGAAGAAGGCATGGTACAGGACCCGGACGTTCTGGATACCTGGTTCTCCTCCTGGCTGTGGCCCTTCTCCACCCTCGGCTGGCCCGGGTCCTCCCGTGATTTTGAGAAGTTTTACCCGACTTCACTGCTGGTCTCCGGGTACGATATCCTCTTTTTCTGGGTCAGTCGCATGCTTATGGGCGGAATCCATTTCACCGGCAGCGCCCCTTTCCGCGATGTCTTCATGACCGGCATCGTCAAGGACAAACAGGGACGCAAGATGAGCAAAAGCCTCAACAACGGTATTGATCCGCTGGAGATGATCGACCAGTACGGGGCCGACGCCGTCCGGTATTGCCTGATCATCCTGTGTGCCCAGGGACAGGATATCAAACTGGATCCCGGCAAGTTTGAAATGGGGCGGAATTTCGCCAATAAACTGTGGAACGCGTTCCGCTTCCTGAATCTCCATATCAAGCCGGAGGCAACATATGCCGGCGACCTGGCCTCGGCCGCATCCTCCCGAAACTCCGCTACCGATGCTGCGGCAAACCCTCAAAACGCAGACAACGCCTCCGGCGCGCAATGGCAGCTGCATGACCGATGGATGGTCTCACGCGTCCATCAGACCATCCGTGCGGTGGAAGATGACCTGTCGCGCTATCGCCTTAACGAGGCTCTGCTCAAAATCTACTCTCTGGTATGGGATGATTACTGCGACTGGTATCTGGAGCTCATCAAACCCGAATTTGGCAAACCGATGCCGGAGCCGGTCGCGGAACGGGCCGTCATCATATTTGAAATGCTGCTGAAGCTGCTGCATCCGTTCATGCCGTTTATCACCGAGGAGATCTGGCAGCGACTGAGGGAGCGTTCGGCTGATGAAGCTCTGATTCGCAGCGAGTGGCCCGAATTCCGGGAATCATTTGTCGACAAGGATGCCGAACAGCTCTTCGGCACCATCCAGCAGATGATCTCTTCCATCCGAAACATCCGGGCCGAAATGAATGTGCCCGACAACCTGGAGATCTCGGTAATCCTGAAACCCGCCGCAAAAGATGTCCAGGAGCAGCTGCAACAGCAGAAAGCCGTTTTTCAAAAAATGCTGAAGCTCTCCGACCTGTCAGTGGACATGGATGCCCGGAGACCCAAAGCCAGCGCCTCGGATGTCGTGAACGGACACCAGCTGTTTGTTCCGCTCACCGGACTCATTGACTTCGAAAAAGAGAAAGCAAGGATTCACAAGGAAATTGACCGCCTTCAGGCTTTCCTGATTTCCGTGGAAAAGAAGCTCTCCAACGAGAAATTCGTTCAAAACGCGCCCGACCAGGTCGTGCAGAACGAGCGAAGCAAACAGCAGGACGCCCGCATCAACCTGGATAAAATGCAGACCATCCTTGCCGACCTGGAGTAA
- the rsmB gene encoding 16S rRNA (cytosine(967)-C(5))-methyltransferase RsmB, producing MEQTLTARYISVKALNYFEENNRTDPDILNALSGQERQQANEYVQGILRKKSYLDFLISRFSAVGVDEMNPLFKNILRVGIYDLLFMDGTPDYAAVNEAVEMAKKQAGSRSGDLINAILRRVQREIAQLPKPDFEDRTKLIGTTFSHPEWLVKRWVKRFGEREAFQLMQYNNLHPSYFLRVNGLKTNDKNFKLRLTKAGVTFEESDWLPGYYRVDSLQKVRSKGWYQKGLCQVQDVAAGFAPTILDPQPGESVYDLCAAPGTKTIVMCDMMENQGSILAVDISPERIGSIADNVTNYGAEIVKIQRADIIEERFKLVDAVLLDAPCSGTGVMAKRADLRWRRSEEDIESFAKQQDELLDAAANMVKRGGRLVYTTCSIEPEENMERIVKFLETYDNFELEELDDYLPEEVLAEDFKSYQTLPHIHKCDGHFGVLLRRKV from the coding sequence TTGGAACAGACCCTTACCGCGCGTTACATCAGCGTTAAAGCACTAAATTATTTTGAAGAAAACAACCGTACCGATCCGGACATCCTGAATGCACTGAGCGGCCAGGAACGCCAGCAAGCCAACGAATATGTCCAGGGAATACTGCGAAAAAAGAGCTATCTCGACTTTTTGATTTCCCGTTTCAGCGCTGTCGGTGTGGACGAGATGAACCCGCTGTTTAAGAACATCCTCAGGGTCGGGATCTACGATCTTCTGTTTATGGACGGCACCCCCGATTATGCAGCCGTCAACGAAGCGGTCGAAATGGCCAAGAAACAGGCCGGCTCCAGGAGCGGCGACCTGATTAATGCCATCCTCAGAAGAGTGCAACGGGAGATTGCCCAGCTTCCGAAGCCGGATTTCGAAGACCGGACCAAACTTATCGGCACTACGTTCTCCCACCCCGAGTGGCTGGTCAAAAGATGGGTAAAACGGTTCGGCGAGAGGGAAGCGTTTCAGCTGATGCAGTACAACAACCTCCACCCCTCCTATTTTCTGAGGGTGAACGGTCTCAAGACCAACGACAAAAACTTCAAACTCAGGCTCACCAAGGCCGGTGTAACATTTGAAGAGAGTGACTGGCTTCCCGGGTATTACCGTGTCGATTCCCTGCAAAAGGTGCGGTCCAAGGGCTGGTACCAGAAAGGCCTGTGCCAGGTCCAGGATGTCGCCGCCGGATTCGCCCCCACCATACTGGATCCGCAGCCCGGCGAGTCGGTATATGACCTGTGCGCCGCTCCCGGCACCAAAACCATTGTCATGTGCGATATGATGGAGAACCAGGGCAGCATCCTGGCCGTTGACATCTCCCCCGAACGCATCGGTTCCATCGCCGACAACGTCACCAATTACGGAGCCGAAATCGTGAAAATTCAACGTGCCGATATCATCGAGGAGCGGTTCAAACTGGTGGATGCCGTTCTGCTCGACGCCCCCTGTTCCGGTACGGGTGTGATGGCCAAACGCGCCGACCTGAGATGGCGCCGCTCCGAAGAAGACATAGAAAGCTTCGCAAAGCAGCAAGACGAACTACTTGACGCAGCAGCAAATATGGTCAAGCGTGGCGGTCGGCTTGTCTACACCACTTGCTCCATAGAGCCGGAGGAAAATATGGAGCGCATCGTAAAGTTCCTGGAAACATACGACAACTTTGAACTTGAAGAACTGGATGATTACCTGCCGGAAGAGGTACTGGCCGAAGATTTCAAATCCTATCAAACCCTGCCCCATATCCACAAATGCGACGGCCACTTCGGTGTGCTGCTCCGCAGAAAGGTGTAA
- the atpD gene encoding F0F1 ATP synthase subunit beta: MNKGSIAQIIGPVIDVDFPDGNLPAILNALKVEREGMDDLILEVAQHLGENRVRTIAMDSTDGLIRETPVIDLGGPISMPIGDDVRGRLFNIIGDAIDGIKQPEGKERYPIHRPAPSFEDLSTSSEMLETGIKVIDLLCPYAKGGKIGLFGGAGVGKTVLIQELINNIAKQHGGLSVFAGVGERTREGNDLLREFIESGVINYGEEFKKEFEETGNWNLEKVDHEALKESQATLVFGQMNEPPGARARVALSGLTIAEYFRDKVSKDILLFVDNIFRFTQAGSEVSALLGRMPSAVGYQPTLASEMGDLQERITSTKEGSITSVQAIYVPADDLTDPAPATTFSHLDATTVLSRQIASLGIYPAVDPLDSTSRILDPRIIGQEHYDAAQNVTELLQRYKELQDIIAILGMDELSDEDKLTVARARRVQRFLSQPFFVASQFTGLEGKFVKVEESIKGFNMIVNGELDHLPESAFFLVGSIEEAIERGEKMLKEDKEAVS; encoded by the coding sequence ATGAACAAAGGGAGCATCGCACAAATTATTGGTCCGGTTATTGATGTCGACTTTCCGGACGGAAACCTGCCGGCCATTCTCAATGCCCTGAAAGTGGAGAGAGAGGGGATGGATGATCTGATCCTTGAAGTCGCCCAGCATCTTGGAGAAAACAGGGTCCGGACCATTGCCATGGATTCGACCGACGGCCTGATCCGGGAGACTCCGGTCATTGACCTGGGAGGCCCCATTTCCATGCCGATCGGTGACGATGTTCGCGGCCGCCTGTTCAATATCATCGGGGATGCCATCGACGGGATCAAACAACCCGAAGGCAAGGAGCGGTATCCCATCCACCGTCCGGCTCCATCGTTCGAAGACCTGTCGACCTCCTCGGAAATGCTGGAGACCGGCATCAAGGTGATTGACCTTCTGTGCCCCTATGCGAAAGGCGGGAAAATCGGGCTTTTTGGTGGCGCCGGAGTCGGCAAGACGGTATTGATTCAGGAGCTCATCAACAACATCGCCAAGCAGCACGGCGGACTCTCGGTTTTTGCCGGGGTCGGGGAGCGTACCCGTGAAGGAAATGACCTGCTTCGTGAATTTATTGAGTCGGGAGTAATCAATTACGGCGAGGAGTTCAAGAAAGAGTTTGAAGAGACCGGCAACTGGAATCTCGAAAAGGTGGATCATGAGGCCCTGAAGGAATCCCAGGCAACCCTGGTGTTCGGTCAGATGAACGAGCCGCCTGGAGCCCGCGCGCGAGTGGCGCTCTCCGGACTGACCATCGCCGAATACTTCCGCGATAAGGTGAGCAAGGATATCCTGCTGTTTGTGGATAATATTTTCCGATTCACCCAGGCCGGTTCCGAGGTATCCGCGCTTCTGGGCCGGATGCCTTCTGCGGTTGGCTATCAGCCGACGCTCGCCTCGGAGATGGGTGACCTTCAGGAGCGGATAACCTCCACCAAAGAAGGGTCGATTACCTCCGTCCAGGCCATTTATGTCCCGGCGGATGACCTTACCGACCCGGCTCCCGCCACAACCTTCTCTCACCTGGATGCCACCACGGTATTATCCCGCCAGATTGCCTCCCTCGGCATCTATCCGGCCGTCGATCCCCTGGATTCCACCTCTCGTATTCTGGATCCCCGGATTATCGGTCAGGAGCATTACGATGCCGCGCAGAACGTGACCGAGTTGCTGCAGCGCTACAAGGAGCTCCAGGATATTATCGCCATTCTGGGTATGGATGAGCTCTCCGATGAGGACAAGCTTACCGTGGCCCGCGCCCGTCGCGTGCAGCGGTTCCTGAGCCAGCCGTTCTTTGTAGCATCACAGTTCACCGGACTGGAAGGGAAGTTTGTCAAGGTGGAAGAGAGTATCAAAGGCTTTAACATGATCGTGAACGGGGAGCTGGATCACCTTCCCGAAAGCGCCTTCTTCCTGGTCGGCAGTATTGAGGAAGCCATTGAACGGGGAGAGAAGATGCTCAAGGAAGACAAAGAGGCCGTATCCTGA
- the atpC gene encoding ATP synthase F1 subunit epsilon: MRANILTPLGPVFSGEVAGIRMPGADGSFEVLNNHAPLVALLDTGKMVIRFEEEEELLYAVSGGFTEVKDNQVTVLVEEAIPVSDIDLSAEKVIQENLLSKMRELKVDSAEHARAEKDLKKAVNKITLAAE; this comes from the coding sequence ATGAGAGCAAATATTTTAACACCACTGGGACCCGTATTCAGCGGGGAAGTTGCCGGAATCCGGATGCCCGGCGCCGATGGGTCCTTCGAAGTGCTCAACAATCACGCTCCCCTGGTAGCTTTGCTGGATACCGGCAAAATGGTGATCCGTTTCGAGGAGGAGGAAGAACTGCTGTACGCGGTTAGCGGCGGATTCACAGAGGTGAAAGACAATCAGGTTACCGTATTGGTCGAAGAGGCCATTCCGGTATCGGACATTGATCTCAGTGCGGAGAAGGTGATTCAGGAGAATCTCCTCTCGAAAATGAGAGAGCTGAAAGTTGATTCCGCCGAGCACGCCCGCGCCGAGAAAGACCTGAAAAAGGCGGTGAACAAGATTACTCTGGCCGCCGAGTAA